A stretch of the Festucalex cinctus isolate MCC-2025b chromosome 20, RoL_Fcin_1.0, whole genome shotgun sequence genome encodes the following:
- the LOC144009462 gene encoding uncharacterized protein LOC144009462, with protein MSDKKEPSKTDKKATLPSHPNEPRKQTLICNRGVLYSVRVPREGAREDQLSLSTSEYERILARARDPIILAKEKELGETASQKKRDDLKAAEEKKHKMMAQDRRAVRQEEQADARSKQRSSERYRHMRCKAQTESDNQILKLDTYIRRCKIQADADTQREWKKRCEAVAISREKADFERALECHREALDKHEEKGRRRKEEGRLHLQALQEQIREKERAAAVGRRERLSVAKHVSDEVQLKNKCIEEIKEERLSDFRACGIPDKYYGYVKKRTAEDGAKSKNYQYHMQ; from the coding sequence ATGAGCGACAAGAAGGAACCTTCCAAAACAGATAAGAAAGCAACTCTCCCTTCCCATCCAAACGAGCCGCGGAAACAAACGTTGATCTGTAACCGCGGAGTCCTTTACAGCGTCCGAGTTCCACGTGAGGGGGCGCGCGAAGATCAACTAAGTCTGTCGACTTCCGAGTACGAGCGAATCCTCGCAAGAGCAAGGGACCCGATTATCTTGGCCAAGGAGAAGGAGCTCGGGGAAACGGCTTCTCAAAAGAAAAGAGATGACCTCAAGGCTGCAGAGGAAAAGAAGCACAAGATGATGGCGCAGGACCGTCGCGCCGTTCGGCAGGAGGAACAAGCCGACGCGCGGTCCAAACAGCGCAGCTCTGAACGTTACCGGCACATGCGGTGCAAAGCTCAAACGGAGAGCGACAATCAGATTCTCAAGCTGGACACGTACATCCGACGGTGCAAGATCCAGGCCGACGCCGACACGCAACGCGAGTGGAAGAAGCGCTGCGAGGCTGTTGCCATCTCCAGGGAGAAGGCCGACTTCGAGCGGGCGCTCGAGTGTCATCGGGAGGCGCTCGACAAGCACGAGGAGAAGGGGAGGCGGCGGAAGGAGGAGGGCCGCCTCCACTTGCAGGCGCTACAGGAGCAGATAAGGGAAAAGGagcgcgccgccgccgtcgggcGCCGAGAGAGGCTGAGCGTCGCCAAACACGTGTCTGACGAGGTTCAGCTGAAAAATAAGTGCATCGAGGAGATCAAGGAGGAGAGGCTGAGTGATTTCAGAGCTTGTGGGATTCCGGACAAATATTATGGTTACGTCAAGAAGAGGACTGCGGAAGATGGTGCCAAATCAAAGAATTACCAGTATCACATGCAATGA